In Triticum aestivum cultivar Chinese Spring chromosome 5B, IWGSC CS RefSeq v2.1, whole genome shotgun sequence, the following proteins share a genomic window:
- the LOC123117622 gene encoding F-box/LRR-repeat protein At2g43260: protein MSCYPQHLTELVSTEILLRLPVNSLLRFRCVCKAWRDTIDNDFFVRAHLRAAQNTFTLIAPHVKADGMITAAGLYRWEQGAKAADDDDRNTAAAAGVYPWEQDTATLVHPMGADYSVPGTTNVSHDLAHCDGLVLVPSDAMGHQAFGLGHDPRSKAYKVARFFYRSMEGPVGNPNHYTLGMEVLTVGAADLRWRETAAPPPYPALPGRTATFFKDSLLWTVEELLFREAPGFIRFKLEDESFAVLPGPPCSPSLDYAAASLAELRGELCVCVARHEADYGHGWHETWICRDLDDAPPPRWEPRHVVEMIPTFPRLRCLRPIAAYTDVLVLHAEPCYLCRETQEPGRSKDLAREKERNTPLHMQLKLRYYHPDTGMFVEYPAATCAFQVISYVPSLVPV from the exons ATGTCTTGTTACCCACAACATCTGACCGAGCTGGTGTCCACGGAGATCCTCCTCCGGCTCCCCGTGAATTCGCTGCTGCGGTTCAGGTGTGTATGCAAGGCATGGCGCGACACCATTGACAACGATTTCTTTGTCCGCGCACACCTCCGCGCCGCCCAGAACACGTTCACGCTCATCGCCCCACatgttaaggcagatggcatgatCACCGCCGCCGGCTTATATAGGTGGGAGCAGGGCGCCAAGGCCGCCGACGACGACGACAggaacaccgccgccgccgctggcgtGTACCCGTGGGAGCAGGACACCGCCACCCTCGTACACCCCATGGGCGCCGACTACTCCGTCCCGGGCACGACGAATGTTTCCCACGACCTTGCGCACTGTGACGGGCTGGTGCTGGTGCCTTCCGACGCCATG GGCCATCAGGCTTTCGGCCTCGGCCATGACCCTCGCTCCAAAGCTTACAAGGTTGCTCGCTTCTTCTACCGCTCCATGGAAGGGCCCGTGGGCAACCCTAACCACTACACCCTCGGGATGGAGGTGCTCACCGTCGGAGCGGCGGACCTGCGTTGGCGAGAGACGGCAGCGCCGCCACCTTACCCTGCCTTGCCAGGCCGAACCGCCACCTTCTTCAAGGACTCGTTGCTTTGGACCGTCGAGGAGTTGCTATTCCGGGAAGCGCCGGGATTCATCCGCTTCAAGTTAGAAGACGAGTCGTTCGCTGTCCTGCCAGGGCCTCCTTGCAGCCCGAGTCTGGACTACGCGGCTGCGAGCTTAGCCGAGCTGCGTGGGGAGCTGTGCGTGTGCGTGGCTCGTCACGAGGCTGACTACGGCCACGGGTGGCACGAGACGTGGATCTGCCGCGACTTGGACGACGCGCCACCGCCACGATGGGAGCCACGGCATGTCGTCGAGATGATACCCACTTTTCCACGACTCCGATGTCTACGTCCAATTGCTGCTTACACTGACGTGCTAGTGCTCCATGCCGAACCCTGCTATCTCTGCCGTGAAACTCAAGAACCTGGGAGGAGCAAGGATCTTGCTCGGGAAAAAGAAAGGAatactccgcttcacatgcagCTCAAGTTGAGGTATTACCACCCTGACACGGGCATGTTTGTTGAATACCCAGCGGCGACATGTGCCTTTCAAGTAATCTCATACGTTCCAAGTTTAGTTCCCGTGTAG